From Dendropsophus ebraccatus isolate aDenEbr1 chromosome 2, aDenEbr1.pat, whole genome shotgun sequence, a single genomic window includes:
- the LOC138783919 gene encoding uncharacterized protein: MRVLLAVGCCALAILVVAAAHQDLGETGREAKDGRGQRLFVKDGESQRNRGHRKIRKEGKTAGEFTSLGRAPRTLEKRSVVESPNNQGKRKKCPGCYTGLFHLDHEIPLRKQRSIAELTNSQGKRKRCPGCYSSLLTRNRPEEQVLVRPQRDTEEHEKLRKKHKHLKEKSKSKRRRNKNHKEKHAHHLQTEEPEFGHNNNKRRKHHRGKKDKEQRHYGRHSAITAMAPEKTRTNSHDTEDTTD, from the exons ATGAGGGTGCTGCTGGCTGTGGGGTGCTGTGCTCTGGCCATCTTAGTGGTGGCAGCGGCTCACCAGGACCTGGGGGAGACTGGCAGAGAGGCCAAGGATGGCAGAGGCCAG AGATTATTTGTCAAGGACGGAGAGAGCCAGCGCAACAGGGGCCACCGAAAgataaggaaggaaggaaagactgCCGGTGAGTTCACCTCCCTGGGCCGTGCTCCCAGGACTCTAGAGAAGAGG AGTGTTGTGGAATCTCCCAATAATCAAGGGAAACGCAAGAAGTGTCCTGGATGTTACACTGGCTTG TTTCATCTAGACCACGAGATCCCCCTGCGAAAACAAAGG AGTATTGCCGAATTAACCAATAGCCAAGGAAAACGCAAGAGGTGTCCTGGATGTTACTCTAGCTTG CTTACGCGGAACAGGCCAGAAGAGCAAGTCCTGGTTCGACCACAAAGG GACACAGAAGAACATGAAAAACTGCGGAAGAAGCACAAACATCTGAAGGAGAAGAGTAAATCCAAGAGGAGAAGAAACAAGAACCACAAAGAAAAGCATGCCCACCATCTTCAG ACAGAGGAGCCAGAATTTGGCCACAACAACAACAAGAGGCGCAAACATCACAGAGGAAAGAAGGACAAAGAACAGCGCCATTACGGGAGGCACTCTGCCATTACCGCCATGGCACCAGAGAAGACACGTACCAACAGTCATGATACGGAG GATACAACAGACTGA